AACAAAACAACATAAATAATATCATTATAAATTAAGAAAAAAATGATTTTAGAAATGAAAGTGCCCTCTCCGGGGGAATCAATAACAGAAGTTGAAATTGCAAGCTGGTTGGTGGAAGATGGCGACTATGTGGAAAAGGACCAGGCTATTGCAGAAGTTGATTCAGATAAGGCAACCTTGGAACTACCGGCAGAGGAAAGCGGAATAATCACGCTTAAGGCTGAAGAAGGAGATGCTGTAGATGTGGGTGCTGTAGTATGTCTAATTGATATGAGTGCCGCGAAGGAAGCGGGTGCAAAGAAGAAGGAAACTACGAAGAATGAAGTTTCAGTTTCAGAAGAAAAACCTGTTCAAAAAGAGGAGCCAGCTGAAACTTACGCCACAGGGGCGGCCTCGCCTGCTGCGAAAAAGATTCTTTCTGAAAAAAATATTGATCCAAAGTCGGTTAAAGGTACGGGAAAGGACGGACGCATAACCAAACAGGATGCTCTTGATGCCAAGCCGTCGATGGGGGAAGCTTTGAATGATGAGAACAGAAAATCTGAGAGAAAGAAATTATCCATGCTCAGACGTAAAGTAGCTGAGCGATTGGTTTCGGTTAAAAATGAAACGGCTATGCTTACCACTTTTAACGAAGTTGATATGCAGCCTATCTTTGATCTGCGCAAAAAGTATAAGGAAGAATTCAAAGGAAAACATGAGGTAAGCCTCGGGTTTATGAGTTTCTTTACCTTAGCGGTGGTTAGAGCCCTTAAAATGTTTCCTGATGTAAATTCTATGATCGACGGAGATTATAAAGTTTCTTATGACTTTGCCGATATATCCATTGCGGTTTCAGGCCCGAAAGGGTTGATGGTACCTGTGATCAGAAATGCTGAAAACTTGAGTTTTAAAGGTGTGGAAAGTGAAGTTAAACGACTTGCGATCCGGGCAAGGGACGGTCAGATTACTGTAGATGAGATGACTGGAGGAACCTTTACGATCACCAACGGTGGTGTTTTTGGTTCAATGCTTTCAACCCCAATCTTGAATCCACCACAGAGCGCCATACTCGGGATGCACAATATTGTTGAAAGGCCGGTAGCCATTGAAGGT
This DNA window, taken from Lutimonas zeaxanthinifaciens, encodes the following:
- the odhB gene encoding 2-oxoglutarate dehydrogenase complex dihydrolipoyllysine-residue succinyltransferase, with product MILEMKVPSPGESITEVEIASWLVEDGDYVEKDQAIAEVDSDKATLELPAEESGIITLKAEEGDAVDVGAVVCLIDMSAAKEAGAKKKETTKNEVSVSEEKPVQKEEPAETYATGAASPAAKKILSEKNIDPKSVKGTGKDGRITKQDALDAKPSMGEALNDENRKSERKKLSMLRRKVAERLVSVKNETAMLTTFNEVDMQPIFDLRKKYKEEFKGKHEVSLGFMSFFTLAVVRALKMFPDVNSMIDGDYKVSYDFADISIAVSGPKGLMVPVIRNAENLSFKGVESEVKRLAIRARDGQITVDEMTGGTFTITNGGVFGSMLSTPILNPPQSAILGMHNIVERPVAIEGKVEIRPIMFVALSYDHRIIDGKESVGFLVAVKEALENPVEILMNGDEKKALEL